A part of Silvimonas soli genomic DNA contains:
- a CDS encoding aldehyde dehydrogenase, with the protein MTLQKDLAYWQQKAASLTIEGRAFIDGELSDAASGKTFDCVSPIDGKVLTQVAYCGEADVERAVSAARRSFEAGVWSGLNPRQRKEILLRWSALITEHMEEIALLETLDAGKPIGDTTTVDVPGAAYCVQWFAEAIDKVGGEIAPVDHHLVGMVTREAIGVVAAVVPWNFPILMAAWKFGPALAAGNSVILKPSEKSPLSAIRVAQLAFEAGIPAGVFNVLPGFGDAGKQLALHMDVDCLAFTGSTYVGKQLMQHSGQSNLKRVWLELGGKSANIIMPDCPDMDRAARSAAGGIFYNMGEMCTAGSRLLVHRSIKDDFIKRVTAEAAAYKPGNPLDPKTSMGAIVDNIQLDRVMSYIETGKGEARLVTGGNRVLKETGGYYIEPTVFEVDSQEARIAAEEIFGPVLSVITFDTLDEAIALANASEYGLAAALWTSDLTTAHEGARRLRAGTVWVNCYDEGGDMNFPFGGYKQSGNGRDKSLHALEKYTELKSTLVRLR; encoded by the coding sequence ATGACTCTGCAAAAAGACCTCGCGTACTGGCAACAGAAAGCGGCCAGTCTGACCATTGAAGGTCGCGCGTTTATTGATGGCGAACTGTCCGATGCCGCTAGCGGTAAAACATTCGACTGCGTCAGCCCCATCGACGGCAAAGTGCTGACTCAGGTGGCATATTGCGGTGAAGCGGACGTTGAGCGCGCCGTGTCTGCCGCCCGCCGCAGCTTTGAAGCGGGCGTCTGGTCCGGGCTCAATCCGCGCCAACGCAAAGAAATTTTGCTGCGCTGGTCCGCGCTGATTACCGAACACATGGAAGAAATCGCGCTGCTGGAAACGCTGGACGCTGGCAAGCCGATTGGCGATACCACCACCGTGGACGTACCTGGCGCGGCATATTGCGTGCAGTGGTTTGCCGAAGCCATCGACAAGGTCGGCGGCGAAATCGCTCCGGTCGACCATCACCTGGTTGGTATGGTGACGCGTGAAGCGATTGGCGTGGTCGCGGCGGTGGTGCCCTGGAACTTCCCGATCCTGATGGCCGCCTGGAAGTTTGGCCCGGCGCTGGCTGCAGGCAACAGCGTGATCCTCAAACCATCGGAAAAATCTCCGCTATCGGCCATTCGCGTGGCGCAACTGGCGTTTGAAGCAGGTATCCCCGCTGGCGTGTTCAACGTGCTGCCAGGTTTTGGCGACGCCGGTAAACAACTGGCGTTGCATATGGATGTGGATTGCCTGGCATTCACCGGTTCTACTTATGTCGGCAAGCAGTTGATGCAACACAGCGGCCAATCCAACCTCAAGCGGGTATGGCTGGAGTTGGGCGGCAAGTCCGCCAATATCATCATGCCCGACTGCCCGGACATGGACCGCGCCGCACGCTCGGCCGCTGGTGGCATCTTCTACAACATGGGCGAAATGTGTACCGCTGGCTCGCGCCTGTTGGTGCATCGCTCAATCAAAGACGACTTCATCAAACGCGTGACTGCCGAGGCTGCGGCCTACAAGCCGGGCAACCCGCTTGATCCCAAAACCAGCATGGGCGCGATTGTCGACAACATTCAGCTGGACCGGGTGATGTCATACATCGAAACCGGCAAAGGCGAAGCGCGCCTGGTAACGGGCGGCAACCGGGTACTCAAGGAAACTGGCGGTTATTACATCGAACCGACGGTGTTTGAAGTGGACAGCCAGGAAGCCCGCATCGCCGCTGAAGAAATCTTTGGGCCGGTGCTGTCGGTGATTACCTTCGACACCCTGGATGAGGCGATTGCTTTGGCGAATGCCAGCGAATACGGCCTTGCTGCGGCGTTGTGGACGTCTGATTTGACGACTGCCCACGAAGGCGCCCGCCGTCTGCGCGCGGGGACGGTGTGGGTGAATTGCTATGACGAAGGCGGGGATATGAATTTCCCGTTTGGCGGCTACAAGCAATCGGGGAATGGGCGCGATAAGTCGCTGCATGCGTTGGAGAAATATACGGAGTTGAAGTCGACGTTGGTGAGGTTGCGGTAA
- a CDS encoding NAD(P)/FAD-dependent oxidoreductase — protein sequence MSMNIANAEHIDSYYAATANDHTRYPRLTGRLDADVVVVGGGLTGISAALNLAERGFSVVVLEAGRIGWAASGRNGGQMIAGFACGMDTFAADLPDEDVKRVWDMGIESINIIRERVAKHNIKCDLADGYLTAANKPKHVTELKAWRDEAASRFGFHDFEYVEPQDMHRFIASDRYLGGLNDKISGHLHPLNYNLGLARAAVTAGVRIFESSCATSLQQGQSNIVKTEQGEVHAKFAVLACNAFIHTLSPALDRKIMPVGTYVITTEPIEQERFAKLMPANAAICDSRFALDYFRPTADRRILWGGKVSYSKLAPPNLAQAMRADMLKTFPQLEDIKVSHAWGGFVDITMTRAPHFGRLSNTVYFAQGFSGHGVNVTGLAGKLMAEAIAGQAERFDIFTRLKHRDFPGGSLLRMPSLVLAMAWFRLKDLV from the coding sequence ATGAGCATGAATATCGCCAACGCTGAACACATTGATTCGTACTACGCCGCCACGGCCAACGATCACACGCGTTATCCGCGCCTGACTGGCCGCCTGGATGCCGACGTCGTGGTCGTCGGTGGTGGGCTGACCGGCATCAGCGCCGCGCTCAATCTGGCTGAACGCGGGTTCTCGGTGGTGGTGCTGGAAGCAGGCCGCATCGGCTGGGCCGCCAGCGGGCGCAATGGCGGGCAGATGATTGCCGGTTTTGCCTGCGGCATGGACACCTTCGCCGCTGACTTGCCAGACGAAGATGTAAAACGCGTGTGGGATATGGGCATCGAGTCGATCAACATCATTCGCGAGCGCGTGGCCAAACACAATATCAAATGTGATCTGGCCGACGGTTACCTCACCGCTGCCAACAAACCCAAGCATGTGACTGAACTGAAAGCCTGGCGCGACGAAGCCGCCAGTCGTTTCGGCTTTCATGATTTTGAATACGTTGAACCGCAAGACATGCACCGGTTTATTGCGTCAGACCGCTACCTGGGCGGCCTGAATGACAAAATCAGCGGGCATTTGCATCCACTCAACTACAACCTGGGCTTGGCGCGGGCCGCCGTGACCGCCGGTGTGCGCATCTTTGAGAGCAGCTGCGCCACCAGCTTGCAACAAGGCCAGAGCAATATCGTCAAAACCGAACAGGGCGAAGTGCACGCCAAATTCGCGGTGCTGGCCTGCAATGCGTTTATCCACACGCTGTCGCCCGCGCTGGATCGCAAGATCATGCCGGTGGGCACTTATGTGATTACCACTGAGCCTATCGAACAAGAGCGTTTTGCCAAACTGATGCCCGCCAACGCGGCCATTTGCGACAGCCGCTTTGCCCTGGATTATTTCCGCCCGACCGCAGACCGGCGCATTTTGTGGGGTGGCAAGGTCAGCTATTCCAAACTGGCGCCGCCCAACCTGGCGCAAGCCATGCGTGCCGACATGCTCAAGACTTTTCCGCAACTGGAAGACATCAAGGTCAGCCATGCGTGGGGCGGTTTTGTGGATATCACCATGACCCGCGCACCGCATTTCGGGCGCTTGTCCAATACCGTTTATTTCGCCCAGGGTTTCTCGGGGCACGGCGTCAACGTGACCGGTCTGGCTGGCAAGTTAATGGCTGAAGCCATCGCCGGCCAAGCCGAACGTTTCGACATCTTCACCCGCTTGAAGCACCGCGATTTTCCGGGTGGTTCGCTATTGCGCATGCCGTCACTGGTGCTGGCAATGGCCTGGTTCAGATTGAAAGATCTTGTGTGA
- a CDS encoding aspartate aminotransferase family protein — protein MKSTPVKTCSPGRIEEVWRREVARFNELHPESLRQHRLAGQHFLFGVPLHWMQDWPSPSPLFLREAQGSRITCVDGLEYDDFCLGDTGAMFGHTPAPLANMLAGTSKTGLTAMLPSVSTASVGERLACMFGLPFWQLATTASDANRFVIRWARAMTRRSKILVFDGCYHGTVDDTLVDLVDGKTTARASLLGQVYDLTQHSVSVPFNDIAAVKAALATGEIACVLTEPALTNCGMVLPQPGFLEALSAACKEHGTLLALDETHTLSTAWGGYAKAYGLSPDFLIVGKAIAGGVPCAVYGFTSAAAQRMRDAKQAAAPGHSGIGTTLAGSQLAMQALAASLEQIITPVAYEQAIGVANGLAQGLEELIHGHGLPWSVTRLGARLELQFCATAPTTAAQAAAAENDALTAVLHLGLLNRGTLLTPFHNMMLAGPATGHGQVARLLANLAEMLTELGA, from the coding sequence ATGAAATCCACCCCGGTCAAAACATGCTCGCCGGGCCGTATCGAAGAAGTCTGGCGCCGCGAGGTGGCGCGCTTCAACGAGCTGCATCCGGAATCGCTACGTCAGCATCGGCTGGCGGGGCAGCATTTTTTGTTTGGCGTGCCACTGCACTGGATGCAAGACTGGCCGAGCCCGTCGCCCTTGTTTTTGCGAGAGGCGCAAGGCTCGCGCATTACCTGTGTGGATGGTCTGGAATACGACGACTTCTGCTTGGGCGATACCGGGGCGATGTTCGGGCATACCCCGGCACCGTTGGCGAACATGCTGGCTGGCACCAGCAAAACCGGCCTGACTGCCATGCTGCCATCGGTATCGACCGCCAGCGTGGGCGAGCGGCTGGCGTGCATGTTTGGTTTGCCATTCTGGCAACTGGCCACCACCGCCAGCGATGCCAATCGCTTTGTGATCCGCTGGGCACGGGCTATGACCAGGCGCAGCAAGATACTGGTGTTTGATGGCTGTTATCACGGCACCGTGGACGATACGCTGGTTGATCTGGTTGATGGCAAAACTACGGCGCGCGCCAGTTTGCTGGGGCAGGTGTATGACCTCACCCAGCATTCGGTGAGCGTGCCGTTCAATGATATCGCGGCGGTAAAAGCGGCTTTGGCAACGGGCGAGATTGCCTGCGTGCTGACCGAACCGGCATTGACCAATTGCGGCATGGTGTTGCCGCAGCCGGGTTTTCTGGAAGCGCTGTCCGCCGCGTGCAAAGAGCACGGCACGCTGCTGGCACTGGACGAAACCCACACGCTATCGACCGCGTGGGGCGGTTACGCCAAAGCCTATGGTCTGAGCCCGGATTTTCTGATTGTCGGCAAAGCCATCGCTGGCGGCGTGCCGTGTGCGGTTTATGGTTTCACCAGCGCGGCCGCCCAACGTATGCGCGATGCCAAGCAAGCTGCGGCGCCGGGACATTCCGGTATCGGCACCACGCTGGCGGGCAGCCAACTGGCCATGCAGGCGCTGGCGGCGAGTCTGGAGCAGATCATCACCCCGGTGGCCTATGAACAGGCCATTGGTGTTGCCAACGGTTTGGCGCAAGGTCTGGAAGAACTGATTCACGGCCATGGTCTGCCGTGGAGTGTGACTCGACTGGGCGCGCGGCTGGAGTTGCAGTTCTGTGCCACCGCGCCAACAACGGCGGCGCAAGCGGCGGCGGCAGAGAATGATGCGCTCACGGCGGTGCTGCATCTGGGCTTGCTGAACCGGGGTACACTGCTGACCCCGTTTCACAACATGATGCTGGCCGGCCCGGCCACCGGCCACGGACAAGTGGCGCGGCTGCTGGCGAATCTGGCCGAAATGCTCACCGAACTTGGAGCCTGA